One genomic region from Cryptococcus neoformans var. grubii H99 chromosome 10, complete sequence encodes:
- a CDS encoding membrane protein, with product MTSATGAIIYKAFAPTIKMMICITIGFVLTKKGIFAPANAKGVSILSLNVGLPALVFGSMISAFTSENIKAFGSLILIAFLYMILGFICAWFVRELFFVPPDFRYGILVMGTISNWGNLPTAVVQTLAKSAPFDPDTDVELGIAYIAVFILAMNVCLFPMGLHKMCAWDFRQENLVKPRPPPVKERWGKRLRAIKGMFKKDKTAKKEDSDNDEKIEEITNGLPSPETEIYTSKTSTDYGERGEEPSEMIQRARFTSGADVVRKKSRASSFHSMMETTRPIPPTAPLDASGIAEPCHAPSSTNPDQLLPVCSRPIEAYQYHHPVTPAPSVHKPSWSQRLLKLAREFVMPLTVAIIMGIICSVIPPVKALFVTVDGWSGTRIPYAPDGNPPLSFITDTATFLGGMTIPAGLILLGASFGRLKMPKKWSDMPIGAIIAMMAFKMIIIPVFGVFVVQAFRDDTGLYPKDDKMRTFVSILLAGTPAAVNQLVITQLYNPEGTADTLSSFLALQYVLMPILSTILAAVALYITEQV from the exons ATGACCTCTGCTACTGGTGCAATTATTTACAAGG CGTTCGCGCCAACCATcaaaatgatgatatgtATAACGATCGGTTTCGTGCTGACCAAGAAGGGCATATTTGCCCCTGCAAATGCAAAAGGTGTCAGCATCTTGAGTCTC AACGTCGGTCTCCCTGCACTTGTCTTCGGCTCGATGATATCTGCCTTCACGTCTGAAAATATCAAGGCTTTTGGATCTTTAATTCTCATTGCGTTTTTGTATATGATCTTGGGCTTCATCTGTGCTTGGTTCGTTCGCGAGCTTTTCTTCGTCCCGCCAGATTTCCGCTATGGCATTCTTGTT ATGGGAACAATTTCCAACTGGG GTAATTTACCTACAGCAGTCGTACAAACGCTTGCGAAAAGTGCGCCATTCGATCCTGATACGGATGTCGAGCTAGGTATTGCATATATTGC CGTTTTCATCCTCGCCATGAACGTCTGCCTGTTCCCCATGGGACTACACAAG ATGTGCGCTTGGGACTTTCGACAGGAGAACCTTGTCAAACCTCGTCCACCTCCAGTAAAAGAACGCTGGGGAAAAAGGCTTCGTGCTATCAAAGGAATGTTCAAGAAGGATAAAAcggccaagaaggaagatagCGATAACGACGAAAAAATTGAGGAAATCACCAACGGACTCCCGTCTCCAGAAACTGAAATTTACACGTCGAAAACAAGTACCGATTACGGCGAGCGGGGAGAGGAGCCTTCAGAGATGATCCAACGAGCGCGTTTCACTAGCGGAGCCGATGTTGTCCGGAAGAAATCTCGGgcgtcttccttccattctaTGATGGAGACTACTCGGCCCATTCCTCCTACGGCCCCTCTTGACGCTAGCGGTATAGCCGAACCATGCCATGCTCCGTCTTCTACCAACCCTGATCAACTCTTACCTGTATGCTCCCGACCGATTGAGGCTTACCAATACCACCATCCTGTcactcctgctccttctgtACATAAGCCGTCATGGAGTCAGAGACTGCTAAAGCTTGCCAGGGAATTTGTCATGCCCTTGACGGTCGCGATCATAATGGGTATCATATGCTCCGTCATTCCCCCTGTCAAGGCGCTTTTTGTGACTGTGGACGGGTGGTCCGGGACAAGAATACCTTATGCGCCTGATGGGAACCCTCCATTATCTTTTATTACGGACACAGCAACCTTTTTGG GCGGTATGACCATTCCGGCGGGTTTGATTTTACTTGGTGCCAGTTTTgggagattgaagatgCCCAAGAAGTGGAGCGATATGCCAATTGGCGCTATTATT GCTATGATGGCTTTCAAGA TGATTATCATCCCTGTTTTCGGAGT GTTTGTCGTTCAAGCTTTCAGAGACGACACTGGACTATACCCCAAAGACGACAAGA TGCGAACTTTTGTTAGCATCCTTCTTGCAGGTACGCCAGCTGCCGTTAATCAGCTTGTCATTACACAATTATACAATCCGGAAGGTACTGCGGACACGTTATCAAGTTTCTTGGCTTTGCAAT ATGTTCTCATGCCTATCTTATCTAC TATTTTAGCAGCAGTGGCTCTGTATATCACGGAACAAGTTTGA
- a CDS encoding mitochondrial import receptor subunit tom22: MVVVVEEVRDEAAEEVVLQEGENESDFETDSEVSSTISDDDDFNPADESFYDRVAALKDIVPPQTRSSLYNRYKSTTGWAWWGIQSAGSLAWLVSTSALLVGLPLALAIEDEARVVAQEKEMQMQSAGQQQMLGAPQGQQPQGVLPPGF, encoded by the exons ATGGTTGtcgttgttgaagaagtcCGTGACGAAGCCGCCGAGGAAGTTGTCCTCCAGGAAGGCGAGAACGAATCCGATTTCGAGACCGACTCTGAAGTCTCCTCCACCATTTCAGACGATGACGACTTTAACCCCGCCGACGAATCTTTTTACGACCGGGTCGCCGCTCTCAAAGACATTGTCCCTCCCCAGACCCGTTCAAGCCTCTACAACAGGTACAAGTCAACAACTGGCTGGGCTTGGTGGGGTATTCAAAGCGCCGGCTCCCTTGCCTGGTTGGTGAGCACCAGCGCTCTTTTGGTTGGTTTGCCTTTGGCTCTTGCCATTGAGGACGAAGCCAGGGTTGTCGctcaggagaaggagatgcAGATGCAGAGTGCCGGTCAGCAGCAG ATGCTCGGCGCGCCTCAGGGTCAACAACCCCAGGGCGTCCTTCCCCCCGGGTTCTAA
- a CDS encoding Atypical/ABC1/ABC1-B protein kinase, whose translation MLFLLTTGGQPITTRAFQRSFHGALGGSVAATHRPLLARPLTNRTTPNGVLSTLKTSNPAHQRGFETEKRRQNAIHMEVRLPVVKRSLYTSRISRNTLQPNTSPIPLTYLSSSPRRLRRLRNLLILLSLLSILYYTYPPFRHTAIAVVRCARVMKAVSIDVWDYKQVFAAEERLGASGKGLTDEEIEIKRKARRACHKRSAERLLEALKKNSGIYVKLGQHVAAVQVLPKEWTETMRPLQDQCFPTPVQRTDEMLRADLGMGIDDMFTDFEPNPIGVASLAQVHRGVDKRTGRAVAVKVQHADLQEFAAVDMATVNFAIHFVKYVFPDFEFSWLGEEMNEMLPLEMDFRHEAANSARCMGDFLHLKGKTSLYLPEVFWAERRCMVMEFIEGGRVDDLMYLKKHKIDRNQVSQELARIFSQMVYINGYFHADPHHGNLLIRPKASGSTSPFNFDVCLLDHGQYFDVPDDLRVNYAHFWLSLIKSTSKKTIAERRHYARLVGNIDDDMYPILESAITGQINMADESNTHDSANDPRPTSLLDSKTFDKDQIRKLRAAMLEREGLIASIFELLRIVPRRMLMILKLSDLQRSLDQSLATTHGQSRVFVIVARYCAKAIWQADYANFRKSLSTQGFSVSLFKSFINSFFDYAYWNTTLGLVELGLDARARSIKIVLWFDGLVKGGLKAAEAEMAGLSSDGAIPATA comes from the exons ATGCTTTTCCTCCTTACCACAGGAGGACAGCCCATCACCACGAGAGCTTTTCAGCGCTCCTTCCATGGAGCATTGGGTGGTTCAGTGGCGGCGACCCATCGACCACTCCTCGCGCGACCACTGACAAACCGAACGACGCCGAATGGCGTGTTGTCGACATTGAAAACTTCAAATCCGGCCCATCAAAGAGGTTTCGAGACTGAAAAGAGACGTCAGAATGCTATCCATATGGAAGTACGGTTACCAGTAGTCAAGAGGAGCTTGTACACTTCTCGAATCTCGCGGAATACCCTTCAACCCAACACTTCCCCCATTCCACTCACTTATCTATCCAGttctcctcgtcgtcttcgCAGACTCCGAAATttgctcatcctcctctcccttctctctaTACTCTATTACACATATCCCCCCTTTCGCCATACAGCTATCGCTGTCGTCCGTTGCGCAAGAGTGATGAAAGCAGTCTCTATCGATGTATGGGATTACAAGCAGGTTTTTGCTGCCGAAGAGCGCTTAGGAGCGTCAGGCAAGGGGCTCAcggatgaggagattgaaaTTAAGAGAAAGGCTAGAAGAGCCTGTCACAAGCGCAGTGCGGAGAGATTGTTGGAGGCGCTTAAGAAGAATTCGGGTATTTATGTAAAACTGGGGCAACATGTTGCTGCTGTACAAGTTTTACCGAAAGAATGGACAGAAACGATGAGGCCATTGCAAGACCAGTGTTTCCCGACACCTGTGCAGAGAACGGATGAGATGTTACGTGCGGAtctggggatggggatcGACGACATGTTTACAGACTTTGAGCCCAATCCTATCGGAGTTGCCTCCCTTGCTCAGGTTCATCGTGGAGTCGACAAGCGCACAGGTCGGGCCGTAGCCGTCAAAGTCCAACATGCCGATTTACAAGAATTTGCCGCTGTGGACATGGCCACCGTCAATTTTGCGATCCATTTTGTGAAATACGTCTTCCCCGATTTTGAGTTCAGTTGGTtaggggaggagatgaacgAGATGTTGCCGCTGGAGATGGACTTTAGGCATGAAGCTGCCAACTCGGCCAGATGTATGGGCGACTTCTTGCACCTCAAGGGGAAGACTAGTCTCTATCTTCCCGAAGTTTTCTGGGCAGAGAGGAGGTGTATGGTCATGGAGTTTATCGAGGGCGGACGAGTCGATGATTTGATGTACCTCAAGAAACACAAGATTGACCGTAATCAAGTATCCCAAGAACTCGCCAGGATTTTCAGCCAGATGGTGTATATCAATGGCTATTTCCACGCCGACCCTCATCATGGTAATCTTCTGATTCGACCAAAAGCTTCAGGTTCCACATCGCCTTTCAATTTCGACGTCTGTCTCCTCGATCATGGACAGTACTTTGACGTGCCTGATGACCTCCGAGTGAATTATGCCCACTTTTGGTTATCCCTTATTAAATCCACGTCCAAAAAGACAATTGCCGAAAGACGGCATTATGCTAGACTTGTTGGGAacattgatgatgatatg TACCCCATATTGGAATCCGCCATTACCGGCCAAATCAACATGGCTGATGAAAGCAACACCCACGATTCAGCTAACGATCCTAGACCCACTTCATTGCTCGATTCCAAGACATTTGACAAGGATCAGATCAGAAAGTTGAGGGCTGCTATGTTGGAAAGGGAGGGATTGAttgcttccatctttgAACTCTTACGAATAGTTCCTAG GCGTATGTTGATGATTCTCAAATTGTCAGACTTGCAACGGTCACTGGACCAGAGTCTTGCTACCACCCATGGACAAAGCCGAGTCTTTGTTATCGTCGCTCGCTACTGTGCCAAGGCTA TCTGGCAAGCCGACTATGCCAACTTTCGCAAATCGCTCTCTACCCAGGGCTTTTCTGTGAGCCTGTTCAAAAGCTTTATCAACTCATTCTTCGATTATGCGTACTGGAATACTACACTGGGTTTAGTGGAACTTGGGTTGGATGCTCGAGCGAGGTCCATCAAGATTGTGCTATGGTTCGATGGTTTGGTCAAGGGCGGTCTGAAAGCGGCGGAAGCTGAAATGGCGGGTTTATCGTCGGATGGTGCGATACCTGCGACAGCATAG
- a CDS encoding mannose-P-dolichol utilization defect 1 — translation MSANSLVTAITHNIPYFARAPLEALIGEECYGTLVYDFNITDSECLKYALSKGLGFGIVVGGSIVKIPQIIKIVSDQSARGLSLSAYALETVAYSINLAYNSRNAFPFSTYGETFFLAIQNVIITLLIIHLAPQKGAVIGARPLSSKRNTNDRKVLTGAVITAATGFFLWSGTLCPLSLLSILQAATLPLSLISKAPQIMTNYKYRSTGNLSAFAVFNNFFGCVARVFTTKQEVDDPLIFWGFASAAMLNAVLAVQMIMYWKDSEDNEEVRRHNASEKGLPDVLEKAGGILEGDTGKRSSRKLD, via the exons ATGTCAGCCAACTCCTTGGTCACAGCAATCACCCACAACATCCCATACTTTGCGAGAGCCCCCCTCGAAGCCCTCATAGGTGAAGAATGCTACGGCACGCTCGTGTACGATTTCAACATCACAGACAGTGAATGCCTCAAGTATGCTTTGTCTAAAGGCTTGGGTTTCGGAATCGTCGTTGGAGGCAGTATCGTCAAGATTCCTCAG ATAATCAAAATCGTATCTGACCAGTCTGCAAGAGGACTTTCGCTCTCTGCTTAT GCTCTCGAGACAGTGGCCTACTCTATCAACCTTGCTTACAACTCCCGAAATGcattcccattctccaCCTATGGCGaaaccttctttcttgCCATCCAAAACGTTATTATCACCCTTCTTATCATCCACCTTGCACCTCAAAAAGGAGCAGTCATTGGAGCCAgacctctctcttccaagcGAAATACCAATGACAGAAAGGTCTTGACTGGTGCTGTTATCACTGCTGCTAcaggcttcttcctttggtCCGGAACACTCTGTCCTTTGAGTCTTC TTTCGATCCTTCAAGCTGCCACCCTTCCCCTGTCTCTAATCTCCAAGGCCCCACAAATTATGACCAACTATAAATATCGCTCGACGGGTAACCTCTCTGCTTTCGCGGTGTTCAACAATTTCTTCGGCTGTGTCGCCCGTGTATTCACTACAAAACAAGAAGTCGACGATCCTCTCATTTTCTGGGGGTTTGCCAGTGCTGCCATGCTTAACGCTGTCTTGGCTGTGCAGATGATCATGTACTGGAAGGATAGTGAGGATAATGAGGAGGTGAGAAGACATAATGCATCGGAGAAGGGCTTGCCAGACGTTTTGGAGAAAGCGGGAGGTATTCTGGAGGGTGACACGGGGAAGAGATCGTCCAGAAAACTTGATTAG